A window of the Streptomyces finlayi genome harbors these coding sequences:
- a CDS encoding type I restriction endonuclease subunit R produces the protein MAKGVREREFQNVMIQWSLPMGWAFTAGRLLPREMTQTVVAGQLREAIVRLNPVVIDGFDVDAVVEEIVATVNAVEGGLVRANEQVLVLLRGHKEFRDADGVWHALKVIDFEHPIANTLVVSDEVTITVPGKTSRRFDLVYWVNGLPLVVVEVKSPTAKSGWADAAREINNVYATEYPWFFTPNVFAVASDGLKLRFGAAGAPTNLWQPFRSTADDENLSGQADVQRSVELLLNPATILDMLANFALFDTSGGGADKKYLPRYPQMEAAHLIHERVLAGGSKGLIWHHQGSGKTLLMVFAASLLLADARTESPTIILLSDRTQLVRQTSGVFTSAMGSAYFHQPATSAELRALLADDVRGVISTTVHKFADAGKSLSARGNIIVLVDEAHRTQSARSKSLAGQMRAALPHAKFFGMTGTPVRNLATDTFALFGEETDPDWVLHRYSVYRSLLDEATVPVMLDPHPVDFEIDDQALQAEFDQFADDFDLDDPDREALSRKFGRLTSVFANPDRIHAVCQDIVDHYLAGAYRNGLKAQVVAYNRELAVAYTDKINELLAGFEASQVLAEVGSHDGITAEVNISVSDSKDEDPTMRPYQLSEAEEEEQKRRFLTPDDPLCFLVVTAKLMTGFDAPNEGVLYLDKPLKAHTLFQTITRPNRTWVSPSGFVKTSGVVVDYVSLGEEVQRAVADPTSAGAGKGGGFVTDLSELVAEFRTVFARIEDLFVDVDNLDLTVHGYESVRAINVFLDSNPGAAEVFSKDYRLLARLYPLINTDKRVAKYRDGFGLFGSVYTTLFKKSSDEERKERLAELGPMVLEIINAHVHSFSVVASQEEALVLDAQGIAILKELLALVRPKADKNGGEDNTPPSAAEILEHIKAALDKGVEPGSAKYTALAERIKQLRDRIIQNAQDALEFLSEALRIARAIVNAEKHPAEAVVVLDDDHVGVLSRIILDHAPSGLTITERNLAEEIDQVVTRTLARSWDNADARNRGARRATAAVFRRYTLKPVGEPYDSTVAYIEAHYLVD, from the coding sequence GTGGCGAAGGGTGTTCGGGAACGTGAGTTCCAGAACGTGATGATCCAATGGTCCCTCCCGATGGGGTGGGCCTTCACGGCAGGCAGGTTACTGCCGCGTGAGATGACGCAGACGGTGGTCGCCGGCCAGCTGCGGGAGGCCATCGTCCGGCTCAACCCCGTGGTGATCGACGGGTTCGACGTGGACGCGGTGGTCGAGGAGATCGTCGCCACGGTCAACGCCGTCGAGGGCGGCCTGGTGCGGGCCAACGAGCAGGTGCTGGTCCTGCTGCGCGGGCATAAGGAGTTCCGGGACGCGGACGGCGTGTGGCATGCCTTGAAGGTCATCGACTTCGAGCACCCGATCGCCAACACGCTGGTCGTGTCGGACGAAGTGACCATAACCGTCCCTGGCAAGACCTCCCGCCGGTTCGACCTCGTGTACTGGGTCAACGGCCTGCCCCTGGTGGTGGTCGAGGTGAAGTCACCGACCGCGAAGTCCGGGTGGGCCGACGCCGCCCGCGAGATCAACAATGTGTACGCCACTGAGTACCCGTGGTTCTTCACTCCCAACGTCTTTGCCGTCGCTTCCGACGGGCTGAAGTTGCGGTTCGGTGCCGCAGGTGCGCCCACGAACCTGTGGCAGCCGTTCCGTTCTACCGCCGATGACGAGAACCTGTCCGGGCAGGCCGACGTGCAACGCTCCGTCGAGCTGCTGCTCAACCCGGCGACGATCCTGGATATGCTCGCCAACTTCGCACTGTTCGACACCTCCGGGGGTGGGGCGGACAAGAAGTACCTGCCCCGCTACCCGCAGATGGAAGCCGCGCACCTGATCCACGAGCGGGTCCTGGCGGGCGGGTCGAAGGGCCTGATCTGGCACCACCAAGGATCCGGGAAGACACTGTTGATGGTGTTCGCCGCCTCGTTGCTGCTGGCCGACGCCCGCACCGAGTCGCCCACGATCATTCTGCTCTCGGACCGGACCCAGCTCGTCCGGCAAACCTCTGGGGTGTTCACCTCCGCGATGGGGAGCGCCTATTTCCACCAGCCCGCCACCAGCGCCGAACTGCGCGCCCTGCTCGCCGACGACGTCCGCGGCGTCATCTCCACAACCGTCCACAAGTTCGCCGACGCGGGCAAGAGCCTGTCGGCCCGGGGCAACATCATCGTGCTGGTCGACGAGGCACACCGCACCCAGTCCGCCCGGTCGAAGTCCTTGGCCGGGCAGATGCGCGCAGCTTTGCCGCACGCGAAGTTCTTCGGCATGACCGGGACCCCCGTCAGGAACCTCGCCACCGACACCTTCGCCCTCTTCGGCGAGGAGACCGACCCGGACTGGGTGCTGCACCGGTACTCTGTGTACCGGTCTCTGCTGGACGAGGCAACCGTCCCGGTCATGCTGGATCCGCACCCGGTCGACTTCGAGATAGACGACCAGGCGCTGCAGGCCGAGTTCGACCAGTTTGCCGACGACTTCGACCTCGATGACCCCGATCGTGAGGCCCTGTCCCGCAAGTTCGGGCGCCTCACCTCGGTGTTTGCCAACCCCGACCGCATTCACGCGGTCTGCCAGGACATCGTGGACCACTACCTGGCCGGCGCCTATCGCAACGGCCTCAAGGCCCAGGTCGTCGCCTACAACCGCGAGCTGGCCGTGGCGTACACAGACAAGATCAACGAGCTGCTGGCCGGCTTCGAGGCGTCACAGGTGCTCGCCGAGGTCGGGAGCCATGACGGGATCACCGCCGAGGTGAACATCTCCGTCTCGGACTCCAAGGACGAAGACCCCACCATGCGGCCGTACCAGCTCTCGGAGGCCGAGGAGGAGGAGCAAAAGCGACGGTTCCTCACTCCCGACGACCCGCTGTGCTTCCTGGTGGTGACCGCGAAGCTGATGACTGGGTTCGACGCCCCCAACGAGGGTGTCCTATACCTAGACAAGCCGCTGAAGGCCCACACCTTGTTCCAGACGATCACCCGCCCGAACCGCACCTGGGTGTCCCCGAGCGGGTTTGTGAAGACCTCCGGCGTGGTCGTGGACTACGTCAGCCTGGGCGAAGAGGTCCAGCGGGCCGTCGCCGACCCCACCTCGGCGGGGGCCGGCAAGGGTGGCGGGTTCGTCACCGACCTGTCCGAGCTGGTCGCCGAATTCCGCACCGTCTTCGCCCGTATCGAAGACCTCTTCGTGGACGTGGACAACCTGGATCTCACGGTCCACGGATACGAGTCCGTGCGAGCCATCAACGTCTTCCTGGACTCCAACCCTGGCGCCGCCGAGGTGTTCTCCAAGGACTACCGGCTCCTGGCCCGCCTGTACCCACTCATCAACACCGACAAGCGGGTCGCCAAGTATCGGGACGGCTTCGGGCTGTTCGGGTCCGTGTACACGACCCTGTTCAAGAAGTCCTCCGACGAGGAGAGAAAGGAACGGCTGGCCGAGCTTGGACCGATGGTCCTGGAGATCATCAATGCTCACGTCCACTCCTTCTCCGTGGTCGCCTCCCAGGAGGAAGCCCTCGTCCTGGACGCCCAGGGCATCGCCATACTCAAGGAACTGCTGGCCCTCGTCCGACCCAAGGCTGACAAGAATGGCGGCGAGGACAATACGCCGCCGTCCGCGGCGGAGATCCTGGAACACATCAAGGCCGCCCTCGACAAGGGCGTCGAACCGGGGTCCGCGAAGTACACCGCCCTCGCGGAGCGGATCAAGCAGCTGCGGGACCGGATCATCCAGAACGCCCAGGACGCCCTGGAGTTCCTGTCCGAAGCGCTGCGGATCGCCCGCGCCATCGTGAACGCCGAGAAGCACCCCGCCGAAGCCGTCGTCGTGCTCGACGACGACCACGTGGGTGTCCTGTCACGGATTATCCTCGATCACGCACCGTCCGGCCTCACGATCACGGAGAGGAACCTGGCCGAGGAGATCGACCAGGTGGTTACCCGCACCCTCGCCCGGTCATGGGACAACGCCGACGCTCGGAACCGAGGCGCCCGCCGCGCCACCGCCGCAGTCTTCCGTCGGTACACGTTGAAGCCTGTGGGGGAGCCGTACGACTCCACCGTCGCCTACATCGAAGCCCACTACCTCGTCGACTGA
- a CDS encoding type I restriction-modification system subunit M, protein MAVTQQEIQNRLWDAADELRVAMPEAQYSSVVFPLMFWKYLSDTWEHQHQEFLADNEGLGDLSAEEAHEIEYRDYQSFEIPFIHPGTVKERRASWSSILSTITQAGLGQRVRASLQAIETANPDKFSRLFGSMTWTSEEVLSGDVLAAVMQSMDRTPKMHEGNMSHDVLGGAYEYLLKRFSDGSGTRAGQFFTPREVVELIVEVLDPKGYESVYDPTCGSGGMLIASANLLKTHGGRGYTLSLYGQEAVPDTAGVARMNLFMHNLTQFHVQVGDTLKDPRFKKPDGSVAQFDVILANPPYSLKWKPWTNDPRAIGGVAPQSSADWAFVQHMIASMDPKRGRAGVVLPHGVLFRGGQEAAIRQQILDDDLLEAVIGLPANLFYSTSIPTAILVFRAPGTKAPERQGGVLFVDASKRFAKAKNRNILTDADIADTVTAYHSKLDADGNLVDPDGDGGLAARFVPTTEIVANGYDLNIGRYVKQAAAEQEDLGTLIDAYNIARAERQKTEQRMLALLSAAGIEGFDE, encoded by the coding sequence ATGGCAGTGACCCAGCAGGAGATCCAGAACCGGTTGTGGGACGCCGCCGACGAGCTGCGCGTGGCGATGCCCGAAGCGCAATACTCCTCGGTCGTCTTCCCGCTGATGTTCTGGAAGTACCTGTCGGACACCTGGGAGCACCAGCACCAGGAGTTTCTGGCCGACAACGAGGGCCTGGGCGACCTCTCCGCCGAGGAGGCCCACGAGATCGAGTACCGCGACTACCAGTCGTTCGAGATCCCGTTCATCCACCCCGGCACCGTCAAGGAGCGTCGCGCCTCCTGGTCGTCCATCCTCTCCACTATCACCCAGGCTGGCCTCGGCCAGCGGGTCCGCGCCTCCCTGCAAGCCATCGAGACGGCCAACCCTGACAAGTTCTCCCGCCTGTTCGGGTCCATGACCTGGACATCCGAGGAGGTCCTGTCTGGGGATGTGCTGGCGGCGGTCATGCAGTCGATGGACCGCACCCCGAAGATGCACGAGGGCAACATGTCCCACGACGTGCTCGGCGGGGCGTACGAGTACCTGTTGAAGCGGTTCTCCGACGGGTCCGGCACCCGCGCTGGCCAGTTCTTCACCCCGCGCGAGGTCGTCGAGCTGATCGTCGAAGTCCTGGACCCCAAAGGCTACGAGTCGGTGTACGACCCGACCTGCGGGTCGGGCGGCATGCTCATCGCCTCCGCGAACCTCCTGAAGACCCACGGCGGGCGTGGCTACACGCTCAGCCTGTACGGGCAAGAGGCCGTACCGGACACTGCGGGTGTGGCACGCATGAACCTCTTCATGCACAACCTCACCCAGTTCCATGTCCAGGTCGGCGACACCCTGAAGGACCCGCGCTTCAAGAAGCCGGACGGGTCTGTCGCGCAGTTCGATGTGATCCTCGCTAACCCGCCCTACAGTCTGAAGTGGAAGCCCTGGACTAACGACCCGCGCGCCATCGGCGGGGTCGCGCCGCAGTCGTCGGCAGACTGGGCGTTCGTGCAGCACATGATCGCGTCTATGGACCCGAAGAGGGGCCGCGCCGGCGTCGTCCTGCCCCATGGAGTCCTCTTCCGCGGCGGTCAGGAAGCAGCCATCCGCCAGCAGATCCTGGACGATGACCTCCTGGAAGCCGTGATCGGGCTGCCAGCGAACCTCTTCTACTCGACTTCCATCCCCACGGCGATCCTGGTGTTCCGAGCGCCTGGCACCAAGGCCCCGGAGCGTCAGGGCGGGGTGCTATTCGTCGACGCCTCCAAGCGGTTCGCCAAGGCCAAGAACCGAAACATCCTCACCGACGCGGACATCGCGGACACGGTGACCGCCTACCACTCCAAACTCGACGCTGATGGCAACCTGGTGGACCCCGACGGAGATGGTGGCCTGGCAGCACGCTTCGTGCCCACCACGGAGATCGTGGCGAACGGGTACGACCTCAACATCGGCCGGTACGTCAAGCAGGCCGCCGCCGAGCAGGAAGACCTCGGCACCCTCATCGACGCCTACAACATCGCCCGAGCAGAGCGGCAGAAGACCGAGCAGCGCATGCTCGCTCTCCTCTCCGCCGCAGGGATCGAGGGCTTCGATGAGTGA
- a CDS encoding NAD-dependent epimerase/dehydratase family protein yields the protein MQIVITGGAGFIGGNLARVLAEQPHVTRIRVVDNLSTGDKANLGGLDVDFFEGDVQDAALLDQAFRGADAVVHLAALPSVPRSLQDPLASHHANATGTLQVLESARRAGGPHVIAASSSSVYGANPHLPKHEDLATAPMSPYAVTKLTTEAYLSAYHHSFGLPVLPFRFFNVYGPGQRADHPYAAVIPKWISAALSGEPVTIHGDGTQTRDFTYVGTVCHVLTAALLHRVMDPRPVNLAFGTRTSLLDLITEIESATGQLTGREHKALRTGDVPHSQADSARLRALFPTVTPQPIHEGIATAVGWFRSAVGVTASS from the coding sequence ATGCAGATCGTCATCACCGGCGGTGCCGGGTTCATCGGCGGCAACCTCGCCCGGGTCCTGGCCGAGCAACCCCACGTCACCCGAATCCGGGTCGTGGACAACCTCTCCACCGGGGACAAAGCAAATCTCGGCGGCCTCGACGTCGACTTCTTCGAGGGAGACGTCCAGGACGCCGCTCTGCTCGACCAGGCGTTTCGCGGGGCCGATGCCGTCGTCCACCTGGCCGCGCTTCCCTCCGTACCGCGCTCCTTACAGGACCCCCTGGCCAGCCACCACGCCAACGCGACCGGCACCCTCCAGGTCCTCGAATCCGCCCGCCGCGCCGGCGGCCCGCACGTGATCGCCGCCTCCTCGTCCTCCGTCTACGGCGCCAACCCTCACCTGCCGAAGCACGAGGACCTCGCCACCGCCCCGATGAGCCCGTACGCGGTCACCAAGCTCACGACGGAGGCATACCTGAGCGCCTACCACCACAGCTTCGGCCTGCCGGTCCTCCCTTTCCGCTTCTTCAACGTCTACGGCCCCGGCCAGCGCGCCGACCATCCGTACGCCGCCGTCATCCCGAAGTGGATCAGCGCCGCACTCTCCGGCGAGCCCGTCACGATCCACGGCGACGGCACCCAGACGCGGGACTTCACCTACGTGGGCACGGTCTGCCACGTCCTCACCGCCGCTCTTCTTCACCGGGTGATGGACCCCCGCCCGGTGAACCTGGCTTTCGGGACCCGTACTTCGCTGCTGGACCTGATCACGGAGATCGAATCCGCGACCGGGCAGCTCACCGGCCGGGAGCACAAGGCTCTGCGCACCGGGGACGTCCCCCACTCGCAGGCGGACAGTGCGCGTCTGCGAGCACTGTTCCCCACGGTGACGCCCCAGCCGATCCACGAGGGGATCGCGACGGCAGTGGGCTGGTTCCGTTCCGCAGTCGGGGTCACGGCCTCGAGCTGA
- a CDS encoding nucleotide sugar dehydrogenase, translating into MTRNHKPRGLRVVVVGQGYVGLPLAVRAAEVGHHVVGLDVDAGRIKRLVIGESYVEDISDKRLAPLLAAGVYQPTVDPSDCAGFDVAVVTVPTPLRDGAPDLSHVEEAARTLGHHLTRGATVVLESTTYPGTTEEVFRPLLERGSGLTAGRDFHLGYSPERIDPGNPTWRLENTPKVVSGIDPSSMEAVRAFYASLVDTVVPVASCKEAELTKLLENTFRHVNIALANELAIFAHDLGIDVWAAIDAASTKPFGFMRFAPGPGVGGHCLPVDPSYLSWRVERALGQNFRFVELANDVNNHMPDYVVRRLVAGLNERGKPLKGSRILLLGLAYKANTGDARETPATRIAELLTGMGAEVQAADPHVLDEAHPRAVGLASLQQVDVTPARLAAADAVVLLADHDAFDYPLISAHAPYILDCRHRLAGAGAHVDSL; encoded by the coding sequence ATGACCAGGAATCACAAGCCCCGCGGGCTCCGCGTCGTCGTCGTGGGACAGGGATACGTCGGGCTCCCGTTAGCGGTGCGAGCCGCAGAGGTCGGGCACCACGTCGTCGGTCTCGACGTGGACGCCGGGCGGATCAAGCGGCTCGTGATCGGTGAGTCGTACGTCGAAGACATCTCGGACAAGCGACTGGCACCTCTCCTCGCCGCCGGCGTCTACCAGCCGACCGTCGACCCGTCCGACTGCGCCGGGTTCGACGTGGCGGTCGTCACCGTCCCGACGCCGCTGCGCGACGGCGCTCCGGACCTGTCGCACGTCGAGGAAGCGGCGCGGACGCTCGGCCACCACCTCACCCGCGGAGCGACCGTGGTCCTGGAGTCGACCACGTACCCCGGGACGACCGAGGAGGTGTTCCGGCCACTCCTCGAACGCGGCTCCGGGCTGACCGCCGGCCGCGACTTCCACCTCGGCTACAGCCCGGAGCGCATCGACCCCGGGAATCCCACCTGGAGGCTGGAGAACACACCCAAGGTCGTCTCAGGCATCGACCCGTCCTCCATGGAGGCGGTCCGCGCCTTCTACGCGTCGCTCGTCGACACGGTCGTGCCCGTGGCCAGCTGCAAGGAAGCGGAGCTGACCAAGCTCCTCGAGAACACCTTCCGGCACGTGAACATCGCGCTCGCCAACGAGCTGGCGATCTTCGCCCACGACCTGGGCATCGACGTCTGGGCGGCCATCGACGCGGCGTCCACCAAGCCGTTCGGGTTCATGCGCTTCGCCCCTGGCCCCGGGGTCGGAGGTCACTGCCTGCCCGTCGATCCCTCGTACCTGTCGTGGCGGGTCGAGCGGGCCCTGGGGCAGAACTTCCGCTTCGTCGAGCTGGCGAACGACGTCAACAACCACATGCCCGACTACGTGGTACGGCGCCTCGTCGCGGGCCTCAACGAACGAGGCAAGCCGCTCAAGGGCTCCCGGATCCTGCTGCTCGGCCTGGCATACAAGGCCAACACCGGGGACGCCCGGGAGACACCGGCCACTCGCATCGCCGAACTCCTCACCGGCATGGGCGCCGAGGTCCAGGCCGCCGACCCCCACGTCCTGGACGAAGCCCATCCCCGCGCCGTCGGCTTGGCGAGCCTCCAGCAGGTCGATGTGACCCCAGCCCGCCTCGCGGCGGCCGACGCCGTCGTCCTCCTCGCCGACCACGACGCCTTCGACTACCCCCTGATCAGCGCGCACGCCCCGTACATCCTCGACTGCCGCCATCGGCTCGCCGGGGCCGGCGCCCACGTCGACTCTCTCTGA
- the metG gene encoding methionine--tRNA ligase gives MARHLVTSALPYINGIKHLGNMVGSMLPADVYSRYLRQRGHDVLYICATDEHGTPAELAAKEAGLSVAEFCAQAHDAQKAVYDGFELAFDYFGRSSSQQNVEITQHFARKLNENGFIEERAIRQVYSPVDGRFLPDRYVEGTCPHCGYDKARGDQCENCTRVLDPTDLIDPRSAISGSTDLEVRETKHLFLLQSKLQHEVEEWIATVSAEWPHLSTSIARKWLTEGLNDRAITRDLDWGVPVPADTWPELAAEGKVFYVWFDAPIEYIGATKEWADASADGESRDWKSWWYEADDTVRYTQFMAKDNVPFHTVMFPATELGVREPWKKVDVVKGFNWLTFYGGKFSTSQKRGVFTDAALEILPGDYWRYFLIANAPESDDSSFTWEHFTATVNKDLADTLGNFVNRVLSFSRKRFGDEVPAGRAAGEAEAKLGEEIARLLGEYEEQMEALQFRKAAAALRALWSAGNSYLEEKAPWLEIKTDADGAALTLRTAMNLIHLYAVVSEPFIPTSTAAMRGAFALENDTATWVTADQAKSLDTVPAGTAFTVPPVLFAKITEEDLESYRERFGGASEG, from the coding sequence ATGGCTCGACACCTGGTAACCAGCGCGCTTCCCTACATCAACGGGATCAAGCACCTGGGCAACATGGTCGGGTCGATGCTTCCGGCGGATGTGTACTCCCGGTACCTCCGCCAGCGTGGTCACGACGTCCTCTACATCTGTGCCACCGACGAGCACGGCACGCCGGCCGAGTTGGCCGCCAAGGAGGCCGGGCTCTCGGTCGCCGAGTTCTGCGCGCAGGCCCACGACGCGCAGAAGGCCGTGTACGACGGGTTCGAGCTGGCCTTCGACTACTTCGGCCGCAGCTCTTCGCAGCAGAACGTCGAGATCACCCAGCATTTCGCGCGCAAGCTGAACGAGAACGGCTTTATCGAGGAGCGTGCGATCCGGCAGGTGTACTCGCCGGTCGACGGCCGTTTCCTTCCGGACCGGTACGTCGAGGGCACCTGCCCGCACTGTGGCTACGACAAGGCGCGCGGCGACCAGTGCGAGAACTGCACCCGCGTCCTCGACCCGACCGACCTGATCGACCCGCGCTCGGCGATCAGCGGTTCCACGGACCTGGAAGTCCGCGAGACCAAGCACCTCTTCCTGCTGCAGTCCAAGCTCCAGCACGAGGTCGAGGAGTGGATCGCGACCGTCAGCGCCGAGTGGCCGCACCTGTCCACGTCCATCGCGCGCAAGTGGCTGACCGAGGGCCTGAACGACCGCGCCATCACGCGGGACCTGGACTGGGGCGTGCCCGTCCCGGCGGACACCTGGCCGGAGCTCGCGGCCGAGGGCAAGGTCTTCTACGTCTGGTTCGACGCCCCGATCGAGTACATCGGCGCGACGAAGGAGTGGGCGGACGCGTCCGCCGACGGCGAGAGCCGCGACTGGAAGTCGTGGTGGTACGAGGCCGACGACACCGTCCGCTACACGCAGTTCATGGCCAAGGACAACGTCCCCTTCCACACGGTGATGTTCCCCGCCACCGAGCTCGGCGTGCGCGAGCCGTGGAAGAAGGTCGACGTCGTCAAGGGCTTCAACTGGCTGACCTTCTACGGCGGTAAGTTCTCCACCTCCCAGAAGCGAGGCGTCTTCACCGACGCGGCCCTGGAGATCCTGCCCGGCGACTACTGGCGCTACTTCCTGATCGCCAACGCCCCCGAGTCGGACGACTCCTCCTTCACCTGGGAGCACTTCACCGCCACGGTCAACAAGGACCTGGCCGACACCCTCGGCAACTTCGTCAACCGCGTGCTGTCCTTCTCCCGTAAGCGGTTCGGCGACGAGGTCCCGGCCGGTCGTGCCGCCGGCGAGGCGGAGGCGAAGCTGGGCGAGGAGATCGCACGGCTGCTCGGCGAGTACGAGGAGCAGATGGAGGCGCTCCAGTTCCGCAAGGCCGCCGCCGCCCTGCGCGCTCTGTGGTCCGCGGGCAACTCCTACCTGGAGGAGAAGGCCCCCTGGCTGGAGATCAAGACCGACGCCGACGGCGCCGCACTGACGCTGCGCACGGCGATGAACCTGATCCACCTGTACGCGGTCGTCTCCGAGCCGTTCATTCCGACTTCGACCGCCGCCATGCGCGGGGCCTTCGCTCTGGAGAACGACACCGCGACCTGGGTGACCGCCGACCAGGCCAAATCCCTGGACACCGTCCCGGCCGGTACCGCGTTCACCGTGCCGCCGGTGCTCTTCGCGAAGATCACGGAGGAGGACCTGGAGTCCTACCGTGAGCGCTTCGGCGGCGCCTCGGAAGGCTGA
- a CDS encoding histidine phosphatase family protein, translated as MSTQHIYLIKHGETEENLQGIHQGRAIGGRLSERGRADVRTVGGHLAAAGITVDQMLVSPMSRGRESAEILATALAPADIQVDERLAAKDSGHLGGRPRDLAAAEAARHGVPIHRLRTPGGESSEDVQARYVDLWDEVCSGARRTTVLVGHGGGIACLLLWLTGSGFDRYLQHVPGSAGITWVEVGGPAPRIRLMNASPAELPGLLDARTAR; from the coding sequence ATGAGCACCCAACACATCTACCTGATCAAGCACGGTGAGACGGAGGAGAACCTCCAGGGCATCCACCAGGGTCGCGCGATCGGTGGCAGGCTCAGCGAGCGGGGTCGGGCCGACGTACGGACGGTCGGCGGGCACCTCGCGGCGGCGGGGATCACCGTGGACCAGATGCTCGTCAGCCCGATGTCCCGCGGCCGGGAATCTGCCGAGATTCTCGCTACCGCGCTGGCCCCGGCCGACATCCAGGTCGACGAGCGCCTGGCCGCCAAGGACAGCGGGCACCTCGGGGGCCGGCCCAGAGATCTCGCCGCCGCTGAGGCCGCTCGCCACGGTGTGCCGATCCACCGGCTTCGCACTCCGGGCGGCGAGTCATCGGAGGATGTCCAGGCCCGTTATGTGGATCTGTGGGACGAGGTCTGCTCCGGGGCACGGCGAACGACCGTCCTCGTCGGGCACGGTGGAGGAATCGCCTGCCTGCTGCTGTGGCTGACCGGGAGCGGCTTCGACCGTTACCTCCAGCACGTGCCCGGCTCGGCCGGGATCACCTGGGTGGAGGTCGGCGGCCCGGCTCCGCGTATCCGGCTGATGAACGCCTCACCTGCGGAGCTGCCCGGCCTCCTCGACGCCCGTACCGCCCGATGA
- a CDS encoding FkbM family methyltransferase, translated as MRKIFVDCGANLGVVLRRFMHELPDHDFYAFEPNVSLLPSIHANLQQADHTGLAEVSPSAVWTENGTIDLFLGHHESSTVMPGKRVPPMYDQQIDYSSPVPVPAVDFSAWLRRTVAPGDHVVVKMDIEGAEYPVLRKLLADGTIDLVSVLYVEWHHDRFPAMSRAEHEQVAAAVSARVDVRHWD; from the coding sequence ATGCGCAAGATCTTCGTCGACTGCGGCGCGAACCTCGGAGTCGTGCTGAGGCGCTTCATGCACGAGCTGCCGGACCACGACTTCTACGCCTTCGAGCCCAACGTGAGCCTGCTCCCCTCCATCCACGCGAACCTCCAGCAGGCCGACCACACCGGCCTGGCCGAGGTCTCCCCCAGCGCGGTGTGGACCGAGAACGGGACGATCGACCTCTTCCTCGGCCACCACGAGAGCTCCACCGTGATGCCCGGCAAGCGGGTCCCTCCCATGTACGACCAGCAGATCGACTACAGCTCGCCCGTCCCCGTACCCGCGGTGGACTTCAGCGCCTGGCTCCGCCGGACCGTCGCCCCGGGGGACCACGTCGTCGTGAAGATGGACATCGAGGGTGCCGAGTACCCCGTACTGAGAAAGCTGCTCGCCGACGGGACGATCGACCTCGTCTCCGTCCTCTACGTCGAGTGGCACCACGACCGCTTCCCCGCCATGAGCCGGGCTGAGCACGAGCAGGTCGCCGCCGCCGTTTCCGCACGTGTCGACGTCCGCCACTGGGACTGA